A region from the Arthrobacter roseus genome encodes:
- a CDS encoding PP2C family protein-serine/threonine phosphatase, with protein sequence MSTDVSVSKRRVPSLTYGYGTDRGLKRELNEDSLIASDPVFAVADGMGGHEAGEVASGICVRTLGDSPVVGTRCPQFSAADIHDLLQLADQRIREATGGRAGTTVSGVMLVEESESPYWLFFNVGDSRTYRLSQGVFEQVTVDHSEVQELVDIGRITEAEAQIHPRRHVVTRALGTGSETEPDFWLMPVEEGDRIMVCSDGLTGEVSAEHIRDLLSNIGDPQMTTDSLIDAALRSGARDNVSVIVIDASGIDRDPAITARTDDDSEDTIPRRPSTPKVSSADQPTESGTASNDAGDRR encoded by the coding sequence ATGAGTACTGACGTGAGTGTTTCCAAACGCCGGGTGCCATCGCTGACTTATGGCTACGGTACGGACCGGGGGCTGAAGCGGGAACTGAACGAGGATTCGCTGATCGCCTCGGATCCGGTCTTTGCTGTTGCGGACGGCATGGGCGGTCATGAGGCAGGCGAGGTCGCGAGCGGAATCTGCGTACGTACGCTCGGGGACAGCCCGGTGGTGGGGACACGGTGTCCGCAGTTCTCGGCAGCGGACATCCATGACCTACTGCAGCTTGCCGATCAGCGCATCCGTGAGGCAACGGGAGGCCGCGCAGGCACCACGGTGTCCGGTGTCATGCTTGTCGAGGAATCTGAGAGTCCGTACTGGCTTTTCTTCAACGTCGGTGATTCTCGGACCTACCGGCTCAGCCAAGGTGTCTTTGAGCAGGTCACGGTGGATCACTCGGAAGTCCAGGAGCTGGTGGACATCGGACGAATCACGGAGGCTGAGGCGCAGATCCACCCGAGGAGACACGTGGTCACCCGCGCGCTGGGTACGGGGAGCGAGACGGAGCCGGACTTCTGGCTGATGCCCGTTGAGGAAGGCGACCGCATCATGGTCTGCTCGGATGGGCTCACCGGTGAGGTCAGCGCTGAACATATTCGGGACCTGCTGAGCAATATCGGCGACCCACAGATGACCACGGACTCGCTGATTGACGCCGCGCTTCGTTCTGGTGCACGCGATAATGTGAGTGTCATTGTCATTGACGCCTCTGGGATTGACCGGGATCCTGCGATCACGGCCAGAACGGATGATGACTCAGAGGACACTATCCCGAGAAGGCCTTCGACGCCGAAGGTTTCCTCCGCGGATCAGCCCACGGAGTCCGGTACCGCGTCCAATGACGCCGGAGACCGCCGATGA
- a CDS encoding DUF58 domain-containing protein codes for MSTSTDTRRRFHPSSLWAEGAGVAREYLQPAGTRASAIWTRRLQPFIGVVSPLGWVLIAVVLILGVPGLIFTWAEAIAVAVISVSLLILAVVFIIGRSSYGVDLDLARTRVAVGDHAVGSVSVSNTSNKALLPASLELPVGGATAIFHLPRMKPEQVHEDLFTIPTQRRAVIVVGPVRSVRSDPLSLMRRQVRWTEPTDLFVHPRTTPLGGSAAGFIKDLEGLPTRELSSADVSFHALRDYVPGDDRRHIHWKTTARTNKLMVRQFEETRRSHLAVALSTQPAEYDDAAEFELAVSVAGSIGLQAIREQRNLNVLTQGGPLRSETGRNLLDELTRVDGHTGRTTAVDLARMTADAVPNASVVFFVLGPQVTPRQLRSAAASVPPGIRCIAVRCKSGQEPARASIGDLTVVSLGELDDLALVLRKAAA; via the coding sequence ATGAGTACTTCAACGGATACACGGCGCCGGTTTCACCCCTCGTCCCTGTGGGCGGAGGGCGCCGGTGTTGCGAGGGAATACCTGCAGCCTGCGGGCACCAGAGCGTCCGCTATCTGGACTAGACGACTCCAACCGTTCATCGGCGTCGTCAGCCCCCTGGGATGGGTATTGATTGCCGTTGTCCTCATTCTTGGTGTTCCCGGGCTGATCTTCACCTGGGCGGAAGCGATCGCCGTGGCCGTCATTAGTGTCTCACTGCTGATCCTTGCCGTGGTTTTCATCATCGGCCGGTCCTCCTACGGTGTGGACCTGGATCTGGCACGCACCCGTGTGGCCGTGGGCGACCATGCGGTAGGCAGCGTCTCGGTGTCAAACACCTCCAATAAAGCACTGCTCCCGGCCTCTCTCGAACTGCCGGTAGGCGGCGCAACCGCTATCTTTCACCTGCCGCGGATGAAACCGGAACAGGTCCACGAAGACCTGTTCACCATTCCCACGCAACGCCGCGCCGTCATTGTCGTTGGCCCGGTCCGCTCCGTGCGCTCGGATCCCTTGAGCCTGATGCGACGGCAGGTCCGGTGGACGGAACCGACGGACCTCTTTGTTCACCCCCGTACCACGCCACTTGGGGGTTCGGCAGCCGGTTTCATCAAGGACCTGGAGGGTTTACCCACGCGCGAACTCTCCAGTGCCGACGTCTCATTCCATGCCCTGCGCGACTACGTCCCAGGCGATGATCGCAGGCACATTCACTGGAAAACGACGGCTCGCACCAACAAGCTCATGGTCCGCCAGTTCGAGGAGACGCGAAGGTCCCATCTCGCCGTCGCGCTGTCCACCCAACCCGCAGAATATGACGACGCAGCAGAATTTGAGCTCGCCGTATCAGTGGCCGGATCGATCGGGCTGCAGGCTATCCGTGAGCAGCGGAACCTCAACGTGCTGACGCAGGGCGGCCCCCTGCGCTCCGAAACCGGTAGGAATCTTCTTGACGAGCTGACCCGAGTGGACGGGCACACCGGCCGCACCACCGCGGTGGATCTGGCCCGAATGACAGCCGATGCCGTGCCGAATGCGTCCGTCGTGTTTTTCGTCTTGGGTCCGCAGGTCACGCCCAGACAGCTGCGCAGCGCTGCGGCGTCCGTACCTCCAGGAATTCGCTGTATCGCCGTCCGCTGCAAAAGTGGACAGGAACCGGCGCGGGCCAGCATCGGAGACCTCACGGTCGTTTCACTCGGCGAACTCGATGATCTTGCTCTGGTTTTGCGGAAGGCGGCCGCATGA
- a CDS encoding AAA family ATPase, whose protein sequence is MAMTAEQATWFAGTFDKLVGNVGQAILGKSHVIRLILTAMLTDGHVLLEDAPGTGKTMLARSLAATVQGSHSRIQFTPDLLPSDVTGITVYDQKTQVFEFHKGPIFANIVLADEINRASPKTQSALLEVMEESRVTVDGVTHSNPRPFMVIATQNPIEQAGTYRLPEAQLDRFLIKTHIGYPDHASTVELLGGAATRDRSLALTPIITTQAVNDMADLAATTHVDPAILEYISRLTEETRNAPESRLGVSVRGALAMVRAAKVWAASQDRNYVLPDDVKELAPYVWTHRFVMDPEAEFAGATAEAVLKRVLADVSAPQQRAGV, encoded by the coding sequence ATGGCGATGACCGCTGAGCAGGCTACCTGGTTTGCCGGAACCTTTGACAAGCTAGTGGGCAACGTTGGCCAAGCCATTTTGGGGAAGTCACACGTGATACGCCTCATCCTCACAGCCATGCTCACGGACGGCCACGTCCTGCTCGAGGACGCCCCCGGGACCGGTAAAACCATGCTGGCCCGGTCCCTCGCCGCCACGGTTCAGGGATCACATTCCCGCATCCAGTTCACCCCTGACCTGCTGCCGTCGGACGTCACGGGCATCACCGTGTATGACCAGAAGACTCAGGTGTTCGAGTTTCACAAGGGCCCGATCTTCGCGAACATCGTGCTGGCCGATGAAATCAACCGTGCGTCGCCCAAAACACAGTCGGCGCTGCTGGAGGTCATGGAGGAATCCCGGGTCACCGTGGACGGTGTCACCCATTCCAACCCGCGTCCCTTCATGGTCATCGCCACCCAGAACCCGATCGAGCAGGCGGGAACCTACCGCCTCCCCGAGGCGCAGCTGGACCGCTTCCTCATCAAGACGCACATCGGCTACCCGGACCACGCCTCAACCGTAGAGCTCCTCGGTGGTGCCGCTACGCGTGACCGCTCACTGGCACTGACGCCCATCATCACCACGCAGGCGGTCAACGACATGGCTGACCTCGCGGCCACCACTCACGTGGACCCGGCCATTCTCGAATACATCTCCCGGCTCACCGAAGAAACCCGCAACGCTCCCGAGAGCCGCCTCGGCGTCAGCGTCCGTGGTGCCCTGGCCATGGTCCGTGCAGCGAAGGTATGGGCTGCCAGCCAAGACCGCAACTATGTCCTGCCAGATGACGTGAAGGAACTGGCGCCCTACGTCTGGACTCACCGATTCGTCATGGACCCCGAGGCCGAATTTGCCGGTGCTACCGCCGAAGCTGTCCTCAAGAGAGTTCTGGCGGACGTCTCAGCTCCGCAGCAGCGCGCTGGCGTCTAG
- a CDS encoding serine/threonine-protein kinase — translation MSRKRSAAPPPGIPGFRYISLLGSGGFADVYLYEQDRPRRRVAVKVLISDLRTEGARKAFESEANLMAQLSSHPYIVTIFQADVTDDGHSYLAMEYCSRPSLDLRYRKARLSVAEALTVGIQVASAVESAHRAGIVHRDIKPANILVTDYNRPALTDFGISGTTDSAVDEDHGMSIPWSPPEAFRGGGANGISMDVWALGATIYTLLAGRSPFVFPGMDNSQRTLVDRIATMPLQNTGRDDVPQSFELALSTAMTKSPDSRYSSAHAFALALQRIQSECGMSVTPFEVLDDAPYLEDRDDDDEDMTRVRRITSIDPDSTTFAPTFPKANFPDRSAAPARNEPTAQAQPTAENTASRPGSATPIPEDGWSERTVMRGGDAESDSVRLDTTINRPERQDGVEEVSSSERKKRNPALIAAASVAVLAAVVVGVLAVVNGQGEPTPEATTAFAQDPSDPLVGLEGNVPPVEELKGAIQKNGSVLFTWKNPDPRDGDIFRYRTVSVTESGKWVRTDKPRAEVRQSPEGQTCVEVQVTRRDGPASEPAPQCL, via the coding sequence ATGAGTCGAAAACGCTCAGCAGCACCGCCGCCGGGAATCCCAGGATTCCGCTATATCAGCTTGCTCGGATCCGGCGGTTTCGCAGATGTGTACCTGTATGAACAGGACCGTCCACGTCGTCGAGTAGCCGTCAAGGTACTGATCTCGGACCTGCGGACCGAGGGCGCGCGTAAAGCGTTTGAGTCCGAAGCAAACCTCATGGCGCAGCTATCCTCACACCCCTACATCGTGACGATTTTCCAGGCTGACGTTACCGATGATGGGCACTCGTATCTGGCCATGGAGTATTGCTCCCGGCCCAGCCTGGACCTGCGGTATCGCAAGGCGCGGCTCAGCGTGGCTGAAGCCCTGACCGTCGGCATTCAGGTAGCCTCTGCCGTCGAATCAGCCCATCGTGCCGGCATCGTCCACCGGGATATCAAGCCTGCTAATATCCTGGTCACTGACTACAATCGGCCGGCCCTGACGGACTTCGGTATCTCTGGAACCACGGACTCGGCGGTGGACGAGGACCACGGAATGTCCATTCCCTGGTCTCCACCGGAGGCGTTTCGCGGCGGCGGTGCAAATGGCATCAGTATGGATGTCTGGGCACTGGGCGCCACTATCTACACCCTGTTGGCTGGACGGTCACCCTTTGTGTTCCCCGGTATGGACAATTCTCAGCGCACCCTGGTGGACCGCATTGCGACCATGCCGCTGCAGAACACCGGCCGTGATGACGTTCCCCAGTCTTTTGAGTTGGCTCTGTCCACGGCCATGACAAAGTCACCGGATTCCCGGTATTCATCAGCGCACGCCTTTGCGCTGGCACTTCAACGTATCCAGTCGGAGTGTGGCATGTCCGTCACACCGTTCGAGGTGCTTGACGACGCTCCGTACCTGGAAGACCGCGACGACGACGACGAGGACATGACCCGGGTACGGCGCATCACCTCTATTGACCCTGACTCGACAACGTTCGCCCCTACCTTTCCCAAAGCAAACTTCCCTGATCGAAGCGCCGCTCCTGCCCGCAACGAACCAACCGCGCAGGCACAGCCCACTGCGGAGAACACCGCATCCCGCCCAGGATCGGCTACACCAATACCAGAGGATGGCTGGTCCGAGCGGACCGTCATGCGCGGGGGCGACGCCGAATCGGATTCGGTCCGGCTCGACACCACGATCAATCGTCCGGAAAGACAGGACGGGGTCGAAGAGGTCTCATCATCTGAGCGAAAGAAGCGCAACCCAGCTCTGATCGCCGCGGCATCCGTTGCTGTGCTGGCCGCCGTCGTTGTTGGTGTCCTGGCCGTGGTCAATGGCCAGGGTGAGCCCACCCCGGAGGCAACCACAGCTTTTGCTCAGGACCCTTCAGATCCGTTGGTCGGGCTCGAAGGTAACGTTCCACCCGTGGAAGAGCTTAAAGGGGCTATCCAGAAGAACGGTTCTGTATTGTTCACGTGGAAGAACCCCGACCCGCGCGATGGAGACATTTTTCGGTACCGCACGGTTTCAGTCACGGAGTCCGGGAAGTGGGTCAGAACGGACAAACCGCGTGCGGAGGTGCGCCAGAGTCCCGAAGGACAAACGTGCGTCGAGGTACAGGTAACTCGCCGCGACGGCCCAGCTTCCGAACCGGCGCCACAGTGTCTCTAA
- a CDS encoding FHA domain-containing protein, with amino-acid sequence MSLLSYASGPWYCLVRTETVVLLPPETGRDMVNTVWEALAHGSGVERVLSVLSGDFSNGWSAVPPFAVVSYTGGLHVLLRGAVQLTANAGTIQANVSGQGVSTWSERVLDPQDSWTLHLPGAASSTGEEPLPLVAGVVMASAVMAVSDADADADAEADADADAGEETIHPGLFTAAPAEEPAEVSDEEPAEVSNAVENTSGYDHLWDQTVMRRVEDAAVRPEDENETEDDDVEPAGERTDSEDNGAVEPEPDLVAGAPAASVAPAIAAPVAGLSTGLIDSVPWARRPESTPQESPSSRPPKDTGAVPTSDLLGDHDGETVMKRDLPTDQGDDASGHSAEQKESRPATGPTVLARLCPAGHANAPTVSICSICGRTVDGDTSQVRRPSLGRMRASTGEVYELDSSLIVGRQPSVSRVQGSVMPRLVQVTSESGDISRSHVEIRLEGWHVMLCDLRATNGTVLIRSGQPPRRLGEGEMAILLDGDVAQLGQDVSLRFEDLR; translated from the coding sequence ATGAGCCTGCTCTCCTATGCTTCCGGGCCGTGGTACTGCCTGGTCCGCACGGAGACGGTGGTCTTGCTTCCACCCGAGACCGGCCGTGACATGGTGAATACGGTGTGGGAGGCGCTCGCTCATGGTTCAGGGGTGGAGCGCGTCCTCTCTGTTCTGTCTGGTGATTTCAGCAATGGTTGGTCTGCTGTGCCGCCCTTCGCCGTCGTCTCCTATACCGGCGGGCTCCACGTCCTACTCAGGGGCGCAGTGCAACTCACTGCTAACGCCGGGACCATTCAGGCGAATGTCTCGGGCCAGGGCGTCTCGACCTGGAGTGAGCGGGTTCTCGACCCTCAGGACAGCTGGACGTTGCACCTACCTGGTGCGGCGTCGTCCACCGGGGAAGAACCGTTGCCGCTCGTGGCAGGGGTCGTGATGGCTTCAGCGGTCATGGCTGTGTCAGACGCCGACGCCGACGCCGACGCCGAGGCTGATGCCGACGCCGACGCCGGTGAAGAAACGATTCATCCGGGTCTCTTTACAGCCGCGCCCGCCGAAGAGCCGGCAGAGGTTTCCGACGAAGAGCCAGCAGAGGTTTCCAATGCGGTGGAGAACACCTCCGGTTATGACCATCTGTGGGACCAGACGGTCATGCGCCGCGTCGAGGATGCTGCTGTGCGTCCCGAAGATGAAAACGAAACCGAAGACGACGACGTGGAGCCGGCGGGGGAGCGCACCGACTCGGAGGACAACGGCGCTGTGGAACCAGAACCGGATCTCGTTGCGGGCGCACCGGCTGCTTCGGTAGCACCGGCAATTGCGGCGCCGGTTGCAGGCCTGTCCACCGGTCTCATCGACTCCGTACCGTGGGCGCGCCGCCCTGAAAGCACGCCGCAGGAGTCACCTTCGTCCCGTCCCCCGAAGGACACTGGGGCTGTGCCGACGTCGGACCTGCTGGGTGATCACGACGGCGAAACTGTTATGAAAAGGGACCTCCCCACAGACCAGGGCGACGACGCATCTGGGCACTCTGCGGAGCAGAAAGAATCTCGGCCGGCCACCGGGCCCACCGTTCTGGCACGCCTATGCCCGGCCGGACATGCGAACGCACCCACCGTTTCGATCTGCAGCATATGCGGGCGGACGGTAGACGGTGACACCAGCCAGGTCAGGCGTCCAAGCCTGGGACGGATGCGGGCATCCACGGGTGAGGTCTACGAGCTGGATTCCTCCTTGATCGTGGGCCGTCAACCATCGGTTTCCCGTGTTCAGGGCAGCGTGATGCCTCGTCTGGTTCAGGTCACCAGCGAATCGGGGGACATCTCACGCTCCCATGTGGAAATCCGTCTTGAGGGTTGGCACGTCATGCTGTGCGATCTGCGTGCCACCAACGGCACCGTCCTCATCCGGTCGGGTCAGCCGCCACGGCGTCTGGGTGAAGGGGAGATGGCGATTTTGCTCGACGGCGACGTCGCTCAGCTAGGCCAAGACGTTTCGCTGCGGTTTGAGGATCTTCGATGA
- a CDS encoding RDD family protein: MIPHDQEGDARMNHMLGNASAGKRLLAKILDSVPPTVIMVIFMGIGVSSISTTQTSAAYATVDLTLFLVMSGLTSLLVLGYWIWMWGWEAKAGKTLGNLIMGIKTANEKGLPAGWGSIFVRNLIIGLSGVVPVVGFTLIMISNLWDPNNKRQGWHDRIARTLVFDVRNGRDPLTTGGAEGPASFAPVQPTSPPLQHVGSPIAGAVHEPRRTSAVTESVTTPDPASLTTDPEPPSDGAGKHHGTPSTSVISSVPGFGPPPEPQPTAEAHPDDDVDATRVSSKRPAPSALVLVFDDGDDVEVAAEALIGRNPSNQGGESVGQLIAVADQGRSVSKTHVHLRREGSGVWVTDRNSTNGTSISGTDGIRNQVPGGETLMAEVGSTVHFGDRSFVVGPR, from the coding sequence GTGATTCCCCATGATCAGGAAGGCGATGCGCGGATGAACCACATGCTGGGCAACGCTTCGGCGGGTAAGCGTCTGCTGGCCAAGATCCTGGATTCAGTGCCACCAACGGTGATCATGGTGATCTTCATGGGCATCGGCGTTTCGTCGATTTCCACCACTCAGACCTCCGCGGCGTATGCCACGGTTGATCTGACGTTATTTCTGGTCATGTCCGGTCTGACCAGCCTTCTGGTTCTGGGGTACTGGATCTGGATGTGGGGATGGGAAGCAAAAGCCGGAAAGACTCTCGGCAACCTGATCATGGGCATCAAAACGGCTAACGAAAAGGGCCTGCCCGCAGGCTGGGGCTCCATTTTTGTTCGCAATCTCATCATTGGGCTCAGCGGAGTTGTTCCGGTGGTCGGATTTACTCTGATCATGATCTCCAATCTCTGGGATCCCAACAACAAACGGCAGGGCTGGCACGACCGCATCGCCCGCACACTCGTTTTCGACGTCCGCAACGGCAGAGACCCGCTCACCACTGGGGGAGCAGAAGGACCAGCTTCCTTTGCGCCGGTTCAGCCAACTTCACCACCGCTGCAGCACGTGGGCTCACCCATTGCAGGCGCTGTTCACGAGCCGAGGAGGACCTCCGCCGTCACCGAAAGCGTGACAACGCCGGACCCAGCGTCACTCACCACGGACCCAGAACCACCGTCAGACGGGGCTGGCAAACACCATGGGACGCCGTCGACTTCCGTGATCAGCAGTGTGCCAGGATTCGGCCCGCCGCCGGAGCCCCAGCCCACAGCGGAGGCTCATCCCGACGACGACGTCGATGCCACGCGCGTATCCTCGAAAAGACCGGCTCCAAGTGCCCTCGTGCTCGTGTTCGATGATGGAGATGATGTCGAAGTGGCAGCCGAGGCGCTTATCGGCCGCAATCCATCGAATCAAGGCGGGGAAAGTGTCGGGCAACTCATTGCCGTGGCTGATCAGGGGCGGTCAGTCTCCAAGACGCACGTACATCTTCGACGTGAGGGGAGCGGAGTCTGGGTGACAGACCGCAATTCCACCAACGGTACGTCCATTAGCGGTACCGACGGCATCCGTAATCAAGTCCCTGGAGGGGAGACGCTCATGGCTGAAGTAGGATCCACAGTGCACTTTGGTGACCGCAGTTTTGTGGTGGGCCCCCGATGA
- a CDS encoding transglutaminaseTgpA domain-containing protein, producing MSATRAPEKQTSRRSERTGRRRTSSRQQLIDTGVLILALSLGVLGFGTAFGSDARYLLAGMGGVVMGLAIAWTSARFRLGLWSTAGIVCGTYLLLGNALAAPSESFLGFLPTLESLRVLILGVVTSWKDILTVAAPVGISRGMLIVPFLSALLTSVVAGLLAWRVRTPYWVLLPVIALFGASIIFGTNRASLPELRGIMLIVAMLAWLAYRRDIARTDNGTRVSGNPASSDATATRSGTVRRLGYGAAMVAGATAITVLAVPLLTSHGQRQVLRDVVVPPVELFDYPSPLMDFRQYVKTNEDKTLFTVDGLPEGERVRLAALDAYNGVVYNVNPQAAGNFARVGDAQQLGASNRATDGTSATLDINIKEYDGVWLPSGGQLEGIALSGPREGSLEKALYYNDDARTALSTIGLQEGDSYQVNVTFPDFPTDEQLAQYDFAGLNLPRVESEPPIIASRATEYVGAASKPIERVRRLQQVLHSQGYFSNGKDGEPPSLPGHGAKRMTTLLDAEQMVGDDEQYAVAMALMARKLNIPARVVMGFYPDWDDVKNPGGTIAIKGKDVHAWVEVAFDDAGWIPFDPTPDEDNEPIPPQQQPKSTPKPQVLQPPPPPQEPAELPPDSAPEPQDADKNDKDFWAIWGPLVRLIGIAMIPVGIILIPLLLILLLKTRRRKRRSREGMPSQRVGGGWKEVLSFATDMGASVNTKATRRESARNLKESFPASSVVTTRLAHRADAGIFGASEPSEAEVQEFWQHVESSLDEMSGTVGFWKRQRARYSPRSLFQDARNRTVRGRRPTSARRRDRSARGDAGKPTGEDEQ from the coding sequence ATGAGTGCCACGCGCGCCCCGGAAAAGCAGACCAGCCGGCGTTCTGAGCGAACGGGCAGGCGGCGCACCAGCAGTAGACAACAGCTGATCGACACCGGCGTGCTGATCCTCGCACTCAGCCTAGGTGTCCTTGGTTTTGGAACCGCCTTCGGTTCAGATGCGCGCTATCTGCTCGCCGGCATGGGCGGCGTCGTCATGGGGCTTGCCATCGCGTGGACTTCCGCCCGATTCCGGCTGGGTCTGTGGAGTACTGCTGGCATCGTCTGTGGAACTTACCTGCTGCTGGGTAATGCTCTGGCAGCGCCGTCGGAATCATTCCTCGGCTTTCTGCCCACTCTGGAGTCTTTGCGGGTTCTCATCCTCGGTGTCGTCACCTCGTGGAAAGACATCTTGACCGTGGCCGCGCCCGTGGGCATATCGCGGGGGATGCTGATCGTGCCCTTCCTGAGCGCGCTGCTGACCTCCGTCGTCGCCGGTCTCCTGGCGTGGAGGGTGCGCACCCCATACTGGGTGCTCCTGCCGGTCATCGCGCTGTTCGGTGCCAGCATCATTTTCGGAACCAACCGCGCCAGTCTGCCCGAGCTTCGGGGCATCATGCTCATCGTGGCCATGCTCGCCTGGCTCGCCTACCGTCGCGACATCGCCAGAACGGACAACGGCACGCGCGTATCGGGGAATCCGGCATCCAGCGACGCCACGGCCACCCGAAGTGGAACGGTCCGCCGGCTCGGCTACGGTGCCGCGATGGTGGCCGGCGCAACGGCCATCACCGTTCTGGCCGTCCCGCTCCTCACCTCCCATGGCCAACGGCAAGTGCTGCGCGACGTCGTCGTTCCTCCCGTTGAACTCTTTGACTATCCCAGCCCGCTCATGGATTTCCGGCAGTACGTGAAGACCAACGAGGACAAGACGCTGTTCACCGTGGACGGTCTGCCAGAGGGCGAAAGAGTTCGCCTCGCCGCGCTGGACGCTTACAACGGCGTCGTCTACAACGTGAACCCCCAGGCGGCGGGCAATTTTGCGCGGGTCGGTGATGCTCAGCAGCTTGGGGCCTCCAACCGCGCCACCGATGGCACCAGCGCCACACTGGACATCAACATTAAGGAGTACGACGGCGTGTGGCTACCTTCCGGTGGTCAGTTGGAGGGCATCGCCCTCAGCGGTCCGCGCGAAGGGTCCTTGGAAAAGGCCCTCTATTACAACGACGACGCTCGCACAGCCCTGTCCACGATCGGTTTGCAGGAGGGCGACAGCTACCAGGTCAACGTGACTTTCCCTGATTTTCCGACGGACGAGCAGCTCGCTCAGTATGACTTCGCGGGCTTGAACCTTCCGCGGGTGGAGAGCGAGCCACCGATCATTGCCAGCCGTGCCACGGAGTACGTTGGTGCTGCCTCCAAGCCTATTGAGCGGGTGCGCCGGCTGCAGCAGGTGCTACATTCGCAGGGGTATTTCAGCAACGGTAAGGACGGCGAGCCGCCCTCGCTTCCCGGACACGGTGCCAAACGTATGACCACCCTGCTCGATGCCGAACAGATGGTGGGCGATGACGAACAGTACGCCGTCGCCATGGCTCTGATGGCCCGAAAACTGAATATTCCTGCTCGCGTGGTGATGGGCTTCTATCCAGATTGGGACGACGTGAAGAACCCTGGCGGCACCATTGCCATCAAGGGTAAGGACGTCCACGCGTGGGTTGAAGTTGCCTTCGATGACGCGGGCTGGATTCCCTTTGACCCGACGCCGGATGAGGACAACGAGCCGATCCCGCCGCAGCAGCAACCGAAGTCCACGCCCAAACCCCAGGTTCTGCAGCCGCCACCGCCGCCTCAGGAACCGGCCGAATTGCCGCCGGACTCGGCTCCCGAGCCACAGGACGCCGACAAGAACGACAAGGATTTCTGGGCCATCTGGGGTCCTCTGGTGCGGCTGATCGGTATTGCCATGATCCCTGTGGGGATTATTCTGATCCCGCTGCTGCTGATCCTTTTGCTCAAAACCCGACGTCGCAAGAGGCGTTCTCGGGAGGGCATGCCGTCCCAGCGTGTGGGAGGCGGTTGGAAGGAAGTTCTCAGTTTCGCCACGGACATGGGCGCCAGCGTTAATACGAAGGCCACCCGCCGGGAGAGCGCACGGAACCTCAAGGAATCCTTCCCTGCCAGTTCTGTCGTCACCACCAGATTGGCTCACCGCGCGGACGCGGGGATCTTTGGTGCGAGTGAGCCCTCCGAGGCCGAAGTCCAAGAGTTCTGGCAGCACGTTGAATCATCCCTGGACGAGATGAGCGGTACGGTCGGATTCTGGAAGCGTCAGCGTGCCAGGTATTCTCCGCGTTCGCTGTTTCAAGACGCCCGGAACAGGACGGTCCGCGGACGACGGCCAACGTCGGCGCGTCGTCGTGACCGGTCGGCCAGGGGCGACGCCGGGAAGCCAACTGGGGAGGATGAACAGTGA